CAATTATGCCTAACAGTATTGCTAATTGATATTGACTAATATTGAGGGCTTCCACATAAACTTTTTGAGCAAATTGAGCGTCAGCAGGATAACCCCAAAGGTGTTTAAACACTAAGGAAGAATCTTGGAGATTTGGTAGACGAAACCAAATCCAAGAGGTAAAAACCATTAGTTGTGTAAATAACCAAGCTATCAGTGTACCGAAGGGATTGTGCCAAAAATGTTCTAACTCCTCAAAGCGATCGCTAAAAGCATCAGTAAGTCTGTGTATAACTAAAGCTAAGCCGTGAAACGCACCCCAAATTACAAAACCGAATGCTGCACCATGCCAAATTCCGGCGATTAGCATCACAATCATTAAATTTAAGCAGGTGCGATTTAAACTCTGACGAGAACCACCTAAAGGAAAATAAATATAATTACGCAACCAATCGCCTAGTGTGATGTGCCAGCGTCGCCAAAAATCAGCAATACTGGTGCTGAAATAAGGAAAGTCAAAATTTTCTGGTAGAACCAAACCGAAAAGTAAGGCAGTGCCACGGGCGATATCTACATAACCACTAAAATCTAAATACAACTGAAAACTATAAGCAAATATTGCCAACCATAAATCAGTACTACCTGCCCGTTGCAAATTGCCAAAACACAAATCTACATAAATTCCCAAGTGATCAGCTAAAATACCCTTTTTGACACTTCCTTGAGCAATTAACCAAATACCTTCCGCTAAAAGATTGGCAGTAGGAAACCGTAAGTAAGCAAATTGATTAGTGAGATTGTGGAAGCGAGTAATGGGACCAGAAATCAATTTAGCAAAGAATAATTTGTATGATGCAAATTGAATAAATTGATTACTAGCAGGCGCGCCACGATAAACATCAACTAAATAGGAAATACACTCAAATGTAAAAAATGAGATTCCTAGCGGTGCAATTAATTTTAAAGATTCAACTACTGAACTTGTAGAAGTTTGATAAATAAAGTTATATAAAGGTGATATATATTTAAAACCTAAAAGTAGCAAAACATTGATACTAATACCCAACCATAATAATTTTAAACGCTGACTATTCCAATCAGCTTGAGATAACTGCGATTCTTCATCAAAAAATTGCAGAGCCAAAGAATTTTGATTTGATGAATTATGTTTACCTAGAGCTATTCCTATACGGAAATTACAATAAGTTAGTGCAAGTAAAAGTGGGATATACTGAATTTGCAAAGATGCGTAAAAGGCAATACTAGCAATCAACAGCGTCCACATTCGTAGTTTTTGTTGCGCTATTAACCAGTAAATCAAAAGCACACTCAGCAAAAATATTCCGTATAAAATTGATATGAAATTCATTTATAGACTCAAAAGTTATTAATAATTATTCAGTCCATCAACAACCAACAAATAACAACTAACTAACAACAATCTTACTTAGTTGACCAAGTTGACCAAGGAATCATTGGATCAATTGCCAGTTTTCTGGAAACTTTTTCTGCACCATAAAGATTCAAATGGCTGGGATCAGAAAAGTTTTCATTGGCTTGAGGCCAAATTAAGCTCAAATCCCGATAGATTAAATTGGAATTTTCAGCTAAGCGTAACATATATTGCTGAAAATCTTGTTCATAATTTTTGCGTACTGAATCAAGATATTCTGCACTCAAGGGCATATTCACAAACACTATAGTAATTTTTTTAGTTGCACAAAATTGCAATACTGCTTGAAGAGCAGCGTCTTGCTCACCCCCTAATTGAAAAGATTTATAGTCATTGTCATAGCTACCATTGACCTTAGGGTGTTTTTGATAGTATGTAGCTGGATTAAAACGGATAGGTACTGATAAAAATCCATCAAAATCAACAGCTTGCTCAAAAGCATCCTGTTCTGGATCTACTGCTGTAATTTTTTGATTAACTGCTGATTTACCTTTCACTAAAGGTAAAGACTTCAGTGTTTTGTTCAGTAAACTCTTAAGTTGATCGCGTTGGTTATAGGTAGTAGAAATAGTTGCGAGAGCTTGATTTAACCATTCATTTAATGCTTGAGAATTATTCTCTGTATAAGTTGTGCTTTTAAAGCTTTGCTCCGATAAAATCGGAGCTGAAGTGGTGGTTGAATTCTGAGAATCTTCGTTAGCTCGAGCTTTTTGTAATACTTGTTGGTAACCAGGGGATGCTGCGATCGCTTTAAAGGTGATATCCTCTCTACCGTTGTTAAAAGCACGCGCACCATCAGCCCAAATGATCAATTTTGGCAATTCTGATGGTTGTAGCACTCGACGCAGGATAAAATCGACAACTTGTGCTGTTGCTCCATTAATACCAAAATTAAACACATCAATATTTGAGTAACCCTGAGTTGCCAAAGCTTGAGAAAGTTTGGCAGGATCTACTCCCCTCAAAGCGCGAGAGGAACCAATAATTAATACATCTGGTGGTTTACCGTTTTGAGCAAGACTTTGTTTGTATAGTGCTAGTTGCTCATCTAATTGCCGAGTATTGAAACTTGGCATTGGCGATCGCGCTGCCAATAAAATAGCAGTTGCAGTTGCTTTTCCCCTAGTGATGGATTCTTCTTTTTGGGTGAATCCAGAAGCATTAAACACCTGATTTTTAGATGCAGGGGATGTATTGGTAAAAAAAACAGTTCTTTCCAACTTTTGATTCTGTTCTTCAGCAGAAGATAATTGAGGTGGGGTGCTAGCAATCTTTGGTGTTTCTGGGATGGAGTGAGAAGTTATATAACCCAAAACCCAGTCTGATTGCAGAGTCAGCAAAAACCCCAACAAGCCCCAAACTAAAGCCACCCGCCAGCCATTTTCTTCTACCTGTTGCTCTTGTGACTGTTCCTTTTCAGCAAACAGCTGCGTTGCTAAAAGCCATCTTCTGATTCTTGCACCCCAGTCCTGAGCCACTTCTACAAAAATACTCTGTACATCTTGGCTGGTTAAATCGGGACGTAGCACAGGCTCGTTAGTCTCAGGTGTTAAAAGTTCACCAACATAAGCAGCAGTGGCGGCAAATTCAGGAGTCGGTTCTGGTACTAAACGTTGACGATTGATAAAATCGACTCCATAGTTCCAGAAAGGTTCCTTGTTACCAGCACGACGGCCATAAACTCGTACGCCTGCAATTCCTGCTATTTTTAACTGCCTGACAAACTGAGTAACTTTATTTGCTACCCGTTTGCGTGACGGACACATAAGTGCTTCGCACATGATGTGTAGTAAATCGCCTTTACGTAACAAGAGGACGCGAGTACCACCTGTTTTGAGGCGAATATCTAACTCAGGATTGAGCAAGCGCTCAAGTAAAAAAATGATAGCAGGTTCATCTCCAGCTGATGATAATTCTAACGCTGATACTGCTAAATCTGGGTGTTCTGTTGCAGGTAAAGATTGCCAATCAATCCAAGCGGGTTCGCGATTAGTTGTTTTGTGTCCGTAAACTGTGGCGGCGAGAATTCCTTGGGGAGCAAGGGCTTGAAGTTGAGGCATAATTGCCTGTAAGCATTGGATTTTATCGGGAATTTGCTCAGTTGCCTTAGGGTTAGCAGGACTGCAAAATATATGCAGCGTTGATTCTTTGAGAGTTGCTGTGACTTTGATTGCCAGATCAGACAGCCTTTCATTTAAAATTCTGGCGATCGCTTGTAAATCTCCCCAACGCGCCCATTCTTTCAGCATGATTTCTGGAGGTGTCAGATCCACTCTTA
Above is a genomic segment from Fischerella sp. JS2 containing:
- a CDS encoding MBOAT family protein, translated to MNFISILYGIFLLSVLLIYWLIAQQKLRMWTLLIASIAFYASLQIQYIPLLLALTYCNFRIGIALGKHNSSNQNSLALQFFDEESQLSQADWNSQRLKLLWLGISINVLLLLGFKYISPLYNFIYQTSTSSVVESLKLIAPLGISFFTFECISYLVDVYRGAPASNQFIQFASYKLFFAKLISGPITRFHNLTNQFAYLRFPTANLLAEGIWLIAQGSVKKGILADHLGIYVDLCFGNLQRAGSTDLWLAIFAYSFQLYLDFSGYVDIARGTALLFGLVLPENFDFPYFSTSIADFWRRWHITLGDWLRNYIYFPLGGSRQSLNRTCLNLMIVMLIAGIWHGAAFGFVIWGAFHGLALVIHRLTDAFSDRFEELEHFWHNPFGTLIAWLFTQLMVFTSWIWFRLPNLQDSSLVFKHLWGYPADAQFAQKVYVEALNISQYQLAILLGIIATCMTLVYFFHRQLKLQFNWPVKLLFVLPCFYAVWILAPEGSLPYIYFDF
- a CDS encoding DUF1574 family protein, producing the protein MKIALPVSQQSLIQWVSQATGISSLGVKVRLRGNELHILCESPECPQRWRTLMDLLHALQHTDLDALTQNEQPSIYQVFVYGRKKGEIRPQWCHQVFLNQLHLHLQQVEQALIADAEKSSRTGGALILSNESLARKGDPDAIARYLSESLSTFGIGVEVKAKKQEATLENPNHQNRLLIYCQSSYTPDPSLIAEPVAQKLRSLKLAGYQDAVIATQVEGETDFDWMLRVDLTPPEIMLKEWARWGDLQAIARILNERLSDLAIKVTATLKESTLHIFCSPANPKATEQIPDKIQCLQAIMPQLQALAPQGILAATVYGHKTTNREPAWIDWQSLPATEHPDLAVSALELSSAGDEPAIIFLLERLLNPELDIRLKTGGTRVLLLRKGDLLHIMCEALMCPSRKRVANKVTQFVRQLKIAGIAGVRVYGRRAGNKEPFWNYGVDFINRQRLVPEPTPEFAATAAYVGELLTPETNEPVLRPDLTSQDVQSIFVEVAQDWGARIRRWLLATQLFAEKEQSQEQQVEENGWRVALVWGLLGFLLTLQSDWVLGYITSHSIPETPKIASTPPQLSSAEEQNQKLERTVFFTNTSPASKNQVFNASGFTQKEESITRGKATATAILLAARSPMPSFNTRQLDEQLALYKQSLAQNGKPPDVLIIGSSRALRGVDPAKLSQALATQGYSNIDVFNFGINGATAQVVDFILRRVLQPSELPKLIIWADGARAFNNGREDITFKAIAASPGYQQVLQKARANEDSQNSTTTSAPILSEQSFKSTTYTENNSQALNEWLNQALATISTTYNQRDQLKSLLNKTLKSLPLVKGKSAVNQKITAVDPEQDAFEQAVDFDGFLSVPIRFNPATYYQKHPKVNGSYDNDYKSFQLGGEQDAALQAVLQFCATKKITIVFVNMPLSAEYLDSVRKNYEQDFQQYMLRLAENSNLIYRDLSLIWPQANENFSDPSHLNLYGAEKVSRKLAIDPMIPWSTWSTK